In Panicum virgatum strain AP13 chromosome 4N, P.virgatum_v5, whole genome shotgun sequence, a single window of DNA contains:
- the LOC120669338 gene encoding uncharacterized protein LOC120669338, producing the protein MTFAVVALPLLLQPSLALAYCNAVRRLEDKFDGLELNHVPRKYNEDADELAKIASGRTTVPPNIFARDIAKPSAEFKDPPEPGPSSTGSPGGNPPADGVEPMDIDFGTTSADEAEAMEVDEAPTSRDWRVQYLDWMIRGILPSNRAQARRLARRAKSFALIDNELHKRSPSGVLQRCIPLPEGKELIRDIHAGICGHHAAPRTLVGNSFRQGFYWPTAVADATDVVRTCEGCQFYARKTHLPAHALQTIPITWPFAMWGLDLFTGKKFLAFCDSFHIRVDWSAVAHPQTNGQVERANGMILQGLKPRIFNKLNKFGRRWLTELPSVIWSLRTTPSRATGFSPFFLVYGAEAILPTDLEYGSPRLKAYQEQRNQRAREDSLDQVDEARDMALLHSARYQQSLRRYQAQRVRRRDLNEGDLVLRLRQ; encoded by the exons gcatactgcaacgcggtgcgccgcctcgaagacaaattcgacggtctcgagctcaatcatgtcccgcgcaagtacaacgaggatgccgacgaactggccaagatagcctcggggcggaccactgtccccccgaatatcttcgcccgcgacatcgccaagccctccgccgaattcaaggacccgccggagccgggcccctcgtccaccgggtcccccggcgggaaccccccggcggacggggtcgagcccatggacattgactttgggaccacctccgcggacgaggccgaagcaatggaagtcgacgaggcccccacctcacgagactggcgcgtccagtaccttgactggatgattcgagggatcttaccctcgaaccgtgctcaggcacggcgcctcgccaggagggccaagtccttcgctctaatcgacaatgagctacacaagcgcagtccctcgggcgtcttgcagcgatgcatccccctccccgagggcaaggagctgatccgcgacatccacgctggcatctgcggccatcacgccgcaccacgtaccctcgtgggcAACTCGTTTCGGCAaggattttactggcccaccgcggtcgccgacgccaccgacgtcgtgcggacctgcgagggttgccagttctatgctcgaaaaacacatcttccggcccatgctctgcagaccatccccatcacgtggccgttcgccatgtgggggctggacctc ttcacaggcaagaagttcttggcgttctgtgacagcttccacatacgtgtggactggtcggctgtggcacacccacagacgaacgggcaagtggagcgtgccaacggcatgatcctccaaggactaaagccaagaatcttcaacaagctgaacaagttcggccggaggtggctcacggagctaccctcggtcatctggagcctgaggacgaccccgagcagagccacgggcttttctcCGTTCTTCTTGGTCTATGGTGCCGAGGctatcctccccactgacttggagtacggatcgccgaggctcaaggcatatcaagagcaacgaaaccagcgagctcgcgaagactcgctggaccaagtggacgaggctcgagacatggcgctcctccactctgcgcgctaccagcagtccttgcgaaggtatcaagcgcagagggtccggcgccgagacctcaacgaaggggacttggtgctaaggcttcgacaa